GACCCTGGGAATGGTGACCGTCACGCCATACGGCTGGGTCGACGACACCTGCGCGATAGCGGAATCGGAAAGCTACGCTACAAATGtcaaggccctggaggagatgCTAGGTAAGGCAGATAAGTGGGCCAGAGGCCATGCATCAAAATTTGCCCCCGAAAAGTTCGAACTAATCCACTTCGCCAACCCCGACGCGCCGCCGGAATCCGACTACGAGACCGACGAGGAGCCGGAAGATATCTGGAAGCCCCCGATGTCTACCCGGGGCAGCGAGGAATCAGCAGTCAGATACCCCACGGGGGTCACCATCAAGCCTACGAAACACGCCAAATATCTAGGAATCTGGCTTGATAAGGCGCTGAGCTTTGATCTCCACCTGGAGAAGCTCATGGCCAAAGCCAACGGGTCCTTGGAGGCCCTAAAAAGCATCTGCGGGTCAACCTGGGGGACCTCCCTGACGGGGATGCGGACGATCTACCAGGCAGTAGTAGTCCCGCAGCTCCTTTGGGGGGTCACCGCGTGGTATACACCTGCTAATATAGaaccaacaaagcaaaaacaaCTGGTCAACCAGCTGGAAAGGATCCAGAAACGCGCGGCGATCATGATATCCGGAGCGATCAAATCCATGGCCGCTGCGGCCCTGGACATTGAGCTATTCCTGTTACCCATGAAGCTGCAGATCCAGCGAACGGTGGAGGAAACAGTCATTAGGATTCGCACCGGGCCTGCGTGGGCTCGCCCGAACGACAAGAGCCGAAGCCCGGGTGAAAAGTGCCTAGGGGGTCTCACCCCCTAGAGGCCTTCGCACAGAGCCGGAACGCGATCCTGAAGCTaggaaagaatgaagaatgGGAGACACGGGAGGCCTATATCCTAAAGCCATGGGAGGAGGCCATCCCGGTGTCAATCACAAAGGATCCTGAAGAGGCGCTGAAGAGCCATGACACCGCGTGCAGGGACACCCCGGTGAGCCCAGGACACGCGATATGGTATACAGACGGAAGCGGGTATCAAGGCCTAGTCGGTGGCTCAGCAGTGAGCCCCCGAGCAGGCCAATATCTGCAGAGACATCTGGGATCGGAAGCCCAGGCCAGCGTGTATGCAGCGGAGCTGGCCGGGATCAACACGGCCCTAGGAACCACCCTAGAGACCGCGCGCGCACCGGGATCCCCGAAACCGGTAGCTGTCACAGTATTTTCCGATTCCCAAGCAGGAATCCGGGCCGTCGGTAATCCGCAACGGCCTCAGGCCATTATCTCCTCCGGTCGATATACTAACATGCCCGGGACCTAAAGAAGCTAGGGACCAATCTAATGATTCAATGGGTGCCCGCGCATGTTGGTTTGCAAGGAAACGAGGAGGCGGATCGTGAGGCAAAGTTAGCCGCACTGCAGGGCCTGAATCGAGGTCAGAATAAGGTTTTCAGTGCGGGGCAGGAGCCCGGGGAAACCCTGATCCGGCTCGCCTCCGCAGCCAAGCGGGGGGTCCGCCAGAGGATCAATGAACGGTGGAAGAAACAGTGGGCGGTTACGAAGGAAGCAAGACCTACCAGGCGCTTGGTTAAGCACCCTGGGAAGGCCGCACTGCAGCTGTATAAGGGTCTCCCGAAGCCCTATACCTCAGTGATCATGCAGCTCCGCTCGGAACGCTCCGCGCTGAACCATTACCTTTTTAAGGTAAAACAGCACCCTGATGGTTGGTGTACGTGCTGGAGCCAGGCCAGGCAGACTCCGCAGCACGTTCTTTTAACGTGTGAGAAGTGGCAGGCGGAGCGGGCGGAGGTGATGACCAAAATCGCCGCACGTACAGATATCAGCACGAATGCCAGCTATGACCAGTTGGTCTCGGATCCTAAGGCAGTTAGGTATGTGGCTAAATTCATGCTGAAAACGGGTTTACTGGGGCAGTTTAGGGAGGTGAATATGGATCCAGATCCCCCGGAGGCCCCGGAAACCAGGGGCAGTTTGGCCACGGGGGGGAACAGGGACCAAGCGGCCTATCTACGTGGGATATTACCGCCTGGTGCAAACCGGGCCCACGGTGGTCCGCTTCACCACCAAAACCAGGAACTACGCCAGCCAGGGCCCATACCAGGGGCCAGGCTCGCTGAGGGAACTAGAAGCCGAAGAGCAACGGAACTAGGtgctgaagacgaggatCAGGAGGCCCTGAACAGGCCACCGGCTACCGAGTCAACCGGGGGCCACGATGCCGAAGCAGGAAGGAACTAAGCAGGAACGGAGTGGCGAGAACGAGTCGACGTTAGTatgaggatggagagccAGTTGTGTGAACGGCTTCAATCATTAttgtttttatttatatGGGATAGCTACTGTATTAaaacggcgttgatggcttcgAGTTCGCTTCGACCGACGAAGCACCCGCATAGCCAGAACACCTATCTAGCTACAACGGgttaatgaacttgaattgaATGAATTTGGAGCTCTAATTGCTCTCGATTCCCTCAGTTTGCCATCCAGGAGTATGACGTCACCCGCTGCTCATAAGGGCCTGCCCCCTCTGACTCTTTTTTTATCTGTTGGGTCTCTCGATAAAGTCGGTACTGTAGGAAGGGACGATGGGAATGGGTCACATGACCATAGGATTTTACCTTTACATACTGTAGCTAGTTTTCCTTAACTCTACACCACACCATCGTTTTCAGAGATCATTAGTCGATAGGAACTAATTCAACTATTCGGTATCCAGTCGTTTCTACTTTTCTATAATTGAGATATCACCATTACGGCCACCCCGTCAATTCAATCGTTCAGTACCCTAACCGAAGACCTGAACCGGAATCTAGGGAGAAGGACAGCCGGCTATATAAGAATGGAGCTTGAGATCGCGTAAATATAGAAGCTAGAATTTAAAGCTAGTGGGCTGAATATTATATCTTCTGACAATAATTTGCACTCTAGGCCAACAAGCCAATACGTCCTACAATGGCTTAAAAGACGAGCGATACATAACGAGACCGCCCTGTTCTCCTCCCTCGCTGAATTTCTCTAACAATCATGCCCTATTGAATGAATCAAAGGCTTGTCTAGGCGCCGGTCGTGCTACGCACCAAGTTGCCGCCGGCGGCCAGTGGACCTCTGAATCAAGAACATACATCTCACCATGACGCGATGGCGACGTAGAGCAATCTATTACCGAGTGCACTGGCCTATTGAATGCCTATTATCTAGATATCGTATTACCATGTCATGTAATCTCACGATCAGCAATACAAGATGAACcaatcaacatcctccaggcTCGATTCCTTACTTAAAGCATATTGAAGGCATGATGACGACTTTCATTATTAACAACCCCCGCGGAAGATATATAGTCTCACCACTCAAACCCTGAATGAATAATGTTACTCGCTGCAATAAAACTATCAAGACCATATCCTTTAACCATGCAGCGCGAACACGACCAGGGATACTCCCACGCTGTGGGTGGCTCTAAAGTCCCACAGAGTGCGCAAGAGAAAGTTCCTCGGAGGGTTGAAGAGTCATTGCCCAACAAGGTATCTATGCTAAGCTCTATTGATACTTGCTCTATTGATACTTTTCATAAACACTAATACTCCCATCAAGATACACGACACCGGTTCCGGGACTGGCCGCCAGACACACGCCCTCAATGATGGGGACGATTCGATCGTGCCCAAGGGCGTGCAGAAGGCTGTGCCTGAGAAGCTCGAGCGCACGTTGCCAAACAAAATCCACAACACTGGGGACGAATAGTTGGTGCTGGCAATGCAGGATTACTTGATTCCGGCGATGTGACCAGCCTGTCTGTGATAGGGCGTGCTTGACAACTGTTTGGATGTTTTTATctgcctttctttttccaaAAAGTACTTTATGCAgcttttttatcttatttccGAGATTTTTTTATCTGAAGCCTAAGCAGAGGTCAATATTTCTTTCGTAGTCAGAACACCCATCGAGCTACAACGGgttaatgaacttgaattgaattgaattgaattgaatagTATCTTGGGCGGTATCCCAGTTCTAGACCAAACTCCAAATCAGCTGTCTTTTTCTGGGTCTGTGTATGAGAACATAAGGACAGGATTTCCGCAAGGGTAAAACAGCTGGCGTAGGTACGTGTGTTAGCGAATGTCTCCCTGCATACTGGGTTGTCAGCATGTGGGGTCCAGAGACGGTCGGGCCCGCTATAGAAACGGTACCTTACGATTTTCCTGGTCAGGATGGGGGTCAGAGGTCAAAATAAGATTGCGGGTCCATGCTTTAGAACTAATAACTAGGGTAATTCGAGCCGCCTCGGCATGGTAGCCGAAGAGCACGCGCCTGCATTTATAAGTTTGTTCTATTATTgttttctataatatattaaatgtGTACTTAGCTTGCTCTTATCTGTATTATCATTCGCTTATTTGCTTGCAATCACCCAGTATGGAACGATTATAGCCCTGTTTTGCAGCACCATATCCACTAATATGATCAGGTAGGCTTGGTGTAGTCGCTATAGTCACTGCGCTAGCTGCGGTGGGTCCATTAGCTGACAATATCCGCATTCTCTCACAACCACCTCCTCTTTTCCGGGACTCATTTCACTAGACATCTATATTTGCCGCCTAGCGACTCGGGGAATTATTCGATCATAAATCATTATTCTCTGATAGCCAAGCCGTATGAAGAGACTATCATATCCACGGGATCTACCGGCAGAAGTAGTTGCGATAATACTTGGTTATCTGCCAGATATAGAAAGTCTCTTCTCTACTATGCTCACGTGTCGAACATTCTACCATAGATTTTCGTTCAACAAAGTTCAGATACTTCGGTGGATATTTTTGAGTACCTATAGCAAGATGTTTGATATGAATTGCTCGTTTGTCATTGTGAGGGAACTTCTTCTAGCTGCCAAGATAGAGTGCACCCCGAGGATTAGTATAGTCCGATCTCCGTGATCTTCTATTGCTAGGTAAAATTAGTTCAAGTTACAACCAACGAGCGATATACAGTACCTACATCATACGAAATGATAATCTTCTCTGACCTAATTAACAGGCGGACAAGCCTTAGGTATCTAGGCAGGGCTTCGCTGGCAGctatattagaataaatatcGAATTAGAGACCAACAATACTATTAAAGAAGAGAGCAACCCagatagatattattagactCTGACGGACTAAGTCACTGTGCATTTTACTGTAATGACTAATAAGATAATCATTAAAGGCGATTCCCTTCAACACAAcagtattcttataaatatagtcgAAAAGTACTTGAATATAAGTAATATTGCGTATAGATATTGCCTGTCGACCACTGTCTGGTACTCTTGCTACTCCGTGTTCTGGCCAGTATGACGGCTGGACTGATATGTTCTTCGAAGAGTTGATGATATGAATACAGACGCACCCGAAATGTCCTTCTACCCTCGACATTGACACAATGATTTCCAAACCCTAACCTGGAATGATACTAAGCCGGATTTAGCTAGTGCCTGGAAAATTAGGTACGTACGTGAAATGAAAGCTTTGTCTTGAACCTGTAACTGTATCTGAAAATTTGGTATTTCTACGTCACGCTGAGGAGATTCGCGTAAACACTGCCTTCCTGGATAGATATATTTTGACTCTCATGCCTACAGACGCTCCTTAGCAATTTAATATGCACGGAAGATAGTGGATGAAATCTAATAAGTAACTTGACTATTAGCAGTACCCTAGTTCGCTGTGGAGACCACGAAGTTGTTATTGATCATTATTAAAATACTCGATCTAATGGTCTGTGGGTCAATTATGAATTACCCTGTGGGGTCTGGATCTGCGAACTAGGCTTGGCATCCAGATGATGCTTGCCATGAAAGTCTGGGACCAGTAATTGCCTGCCACGGGACAGAGTTGATTGGTACGGGTGATATGGAATATTCTGGAGTTCTAGGGTGGCGAAATcataaattatatagaaaccGTAGCCCCCATGCCCCCGTTTTATAGAGAGATTAGAAGATAGAGACAGTTAGAAGATAGTCCAAAATAACTCGAGGAATAGTATATGAAACAGAATGAGACTTATTAGTTCAATAATAAAAATGTCAAGCTGCCTATTCTATGGCCAAGAGCCACACTATTACCACTGATAGCCACACATGTCGCCCGATAGTCTGGTAGAAGCCAGATCAAATACTGCCTGTTGTGAGTCACCCACTTCTTATGTACGGATATTTCAGTCTCTGTCCGTGGCTGCTTGGTAGAGGAGTTGAAAGTTCCATGATTTAAAGAAAACTCACCGCGGTCAGTGTTGAGGcatctattatttaagaataacaTAGTAGTTACGACTATGTCAAGATAACGTTTATCCTTCCCGGCGCCAGAGACCGCGTCCTAGAGCCGGATTGTGTTATCACGGGAAGCAGACGCGACCGTCTGTCCGTCAGGTGAGAAGGCTACTGCAGTGACTGTAAGCCAATGGCCCTCTAGGACCTGCTTCTCAGTACCAGAGGCTGCATCCCAGAGCCGGATTATCTTATCACGGGAAACAGACGCGATTGTCTGCCTGTCAGGTGAGAAGGCTACTGCATTAACCCAGCCCTGATGCCCCCCCAGGGTCTGTTTCTTAGTACCAGAGGCCGCGTCCCAGAGCTGGATTGTCTTCTGCCTGTCAGGTGAGAAGGCTAGCGCAGCGACCCAGTCCCGACGGCCCTCCAGGACCTGCTTCTCAGCGCCAGAGGCCGCGTCCCAGAGCCGGATTGTCCTATCACGGGAAGAGGTCTCATCATGGGAAGCGGACGCGACCGTCTGCCCGTCGGGTGAGAAGGCTACTGCAGTAACTGAGTCCTGATGGCCCTCCAGGACCTGCTTCTTAGCGCCAGAGGCCGTGTCCCAGAGCCGGATTATCTTATCATAGGAAGCGGACGCAATTATCTGCCTGTCAGGTGAGAAGGCTACTGCAGTGACCCTGAGCTGATAGCCCTCCAGGACCTGCTTCTTGGCGCCAGAGGCTGTATCCCTGAGCCGGATTATCTTGTTATGGGAAGCAAACACGACCGTCTGCCCGTCAGGTAAGAAGGCTACTGCAGTAACTGAGTCCTGATGGCCCTCCAGGACCTGCTTCTCAGCGCCAGAGGCTGTGTCCCAGAGCCGGATTGTCTTATCATGGGAAGCGGATGCAATTATCTGCCCGTCAGGTGAGAAGGCTACTGCAGTAACTGAGTCCTGATGGCCCTCCAGGACCTGCTTCTTGGCACCAGAGGCTGCGTCCCAGAGCCAGATTATCTTATCACGGGAAGCAGACACGACCGTCTGCCCGTCAGGTGAGAAGGTTACTGTAGTAACTGAGTCCTGATGGCCCCCTAGGACCTGCTTCTTAGCGCCAGAGGCTGCGTCCCAGAGCCGGATTGTCTTATCACAGGAAGCGGACGCGATTGTCTGCCCGTCAGGTGAGAAGGCTACTGCAGTAACTGAGTCCTGATAGCCCTCCAGGACTTGTATACATGGATCCCAGGACTCCTGCATCACATATACCTGTTTTATGAAGTTGAACCGCTGATTCCAATAAAGTCTTCTGCTTAAGCTTTTTTAAGGACAGAAGACAATAGCGGTACTATATACTTGTAAAGatacttcttatattattatagcaTTGGCACGTGCAAATCTTTCGGCTTCTCTAAAGATAGCCTGATGCTGGCTCTAACAAGCTAAAAGTTTTTTAAGACTTAAGATCCCGTGCCCTAGCTCACTAATAAGGCTAAGGCTCTCGAGCCAGTGGAGGAGATGTCGCTCGAAGAAATCTGATACTTGGTTATCCAATGCATCAGGCCTTTCCGGAGGTACTAAATTTAGAAAATAGTCCAACCAATATGTACAACTGTATCGCAGGTCGAACAGCGGGTCAGGATATGGCCGAAGGGTCGCTATCTCAGAGATTAGAGCTCCTAGATTGTCAAGTTTGTAAATATCGCGTCGTAATTTAGCTTTGAGGTTCTGCAGAGACTCGCGGGTTATTTGGTGGTGTATTGCCGAGGGCCCGGATGGAAAAATTACAGTAGACACCTTAGCATGACCAAGGTAGTCTTTGGCAGACTGATATATCAGGTACACATAGTCGTCCCGAATTATAAGAAATGATCCGCACATGCCCATAATATCCTTCAAATCGTCCAAGCCATATTGCTGCTTGTGCAAGCCAGTCACAAGACATAATTCGTGCAGATGAAGCGGCTGGTATCCAAGTATCATAATTAAGAGGACTAATATACATAATTCGCGATCTAGGCCTTCGAAAACTTGTATTTATTGAAGCATTCGATCATAGAGTAGGATTAAGCCTCGGGGGGTTCTCTCCAACAGCTCAACCATTGCTGCCGAACACCAGCATTTCTGCATTTCTTGGACCACCAAGGCCACCCATAGAAACGTACCGTCTGACCTTTGAAGCAGTCTTTCCTTGACCTGTTCCAAGAGagctttattatattagagt
This sequence is a window from Aspergillus puulaauensis MK2 DNA, chromosome 6, nearly complete sequence. Protein-coding genes within it:
- a CDS encoding uncharacterized protein (COG:S;~EggNog:ENOG410PXKA): MQREHDQGYSHAVGGSKVPQSAQEKVPRRVEESLPNKIHDTGSGTGRQTHALNDGDDSIVPKGVQKAVPEKLERTLPNKIHNTGDE
- a CDS encoding WD40 repeat domain-containing protein (COG:A;~EggNog:ENOG410PIUX;~InterPro:IPR019775,IPR015943,IPR001680,IPR011047, IPR020472,IPR017986;~PFAM:PF00400;~go_function: GO:0005515 - protein binding [Evidence IEA]) produces the protein MQESWDPCIQVLEGYQDSVTAVAFSPDGQTIASASCDKTIRLWDAASGAKKQVLGGHQDSVTTVTFSPDGQTVVSASRDKIIWLWDAASGAKKQVLEGHQDSVTAVAFSPDGQIIASASHDKTIRLWDTASGAEKQVLEGHQDSVTAVAFLPDGQTVVFASHNKIIRLRDTASGAKKQVLEGYQLRVTAVAFSPDRQIIASASYDKIIRLWDTASGAKKQVLEGHQDSVTAVAFSPDGQTVASASHDETSSRDRTIRLWDAASGAEKQVLEGRRDWVAALAFSPDRQKTIQLWDAASGTKKQTLGGHQGWVNAVAFSPDRQTIASVSRDKIIRLWDAASGTEKQVLEGHWLTVTAVAFSPDGQTVASASRDNTIRL